In Chiroxiphia lanceolata isolate bChiLan1 chromosome 11, bChiLan1.pri, whole genome shotgun sequence, the genomic window ATGGGGACAAGTGGTAACCTCACAGGACAGTGTGGACAAAAGTCCCtttgccccttccctccctgacTCCCCAAGGCTGTGCTTTGCCATCCCACCAGCCAAACACTCCCCTCTGGGCTCAGCACTGGTGGCTCCAAAGGAACTTTGTGGTGGCATAGCTGGACATCCCCTGGGTGATGCTGCTGGGGAAGTTGGTGCCATTTCTGGGCCTGCCAGGTgtgatggtttcactctaggccttcctggagaccagcttgtaaccaggaaggaactaggaaggtgatcacggaagtattccatgcttTTCCTTTTCGTAACTTGAGGTGtaaataaagccagcaggagggacctcgctctcttcctttctggtGAGGTTCGAGAACAGTGGGTCCCTGTCTCAGTctggcttatctggagctgaggcctacagtgactgctgttgtctgccacgcgtgaggggagagtgctgggccgTGTCCAGCCATCTGcttctctccagggaagtggtgagattttgctagttcTTCAGTTTGCTGGTTACGGGGTTTTTAGATTGTGTAGACTTGTTTGGTTCTTGCCCctttttgtcttattttgtccttttcccttctccctccccctcttcccttttaGGGAGCTATTTAGGGTTTCTGGGGTTATAGTATATAATATTCTCATTGTATATATCTGtcttatatgtaaaatatatatatttttgctatagctttggctgctgggtttttttcttccctctctgggaagcaggcCTTTGTTGTCAAGTTTCGgagacttggcgggaagccagctcggAACTTGCACACCAGGCCACCACAGCATCCCTGTTTCTCACTGGGACAGTTCCATGGAAGGGAAGGGGTTTCGTGTTTGGACATACTGAGGTGCACCCCTCAGATTTCCCCTCAGCTGTGGTTTCAGTTCTGCCTTCACTCCCAGcgtgggaaggggaagagaaactACGTGTTgaggggaggagctggggaggagcagtGGATCAGGGACATTGTGGGGGTGAGGCTGGCTCACCATTGTGCCTCCATTGTACCATTGGACACTGGTGCAGAatcctgtccccctccccaagAGTCCCCTGTGCATGGGAACAGGAACAGTGGGAGCCAttcccctgctctgtccccattGGCACCAAAGCTGGTATAAAGGAAAGGGGAGTGCCAGACCCACCCCTGGGCCCTCTCCTGGGGGCATTTAGGGCAGAGTTGGGGCTGCCCAGCAGCGTCCCACAGCTTGGGGTTAGTCAGGAACTGTTTGTCACCTCCTCCCTGGGATCCTCATCCCCGGGGTTAGGCAGGTGGTGCAGGAGCAGCCTAAGATGGAGGTGCCAGAGGGGGGGACACAAGAGTCCCTTCTTGCCATGTGGGGGCTGGGAGGACAGCAACCATCTTTCTCCAGTCAGGGCTGAAATCCAAAAGCCATCGTCCCCTCCACTGGAGCTGATGCACCCCACAAGAACTGGGATAGGATAAGGTACctttggtggggagggggagccaGGGGGACCCTTGAACATCTGTTTTCTCCTAGCGATGCTTCCTGGGACTCTCTTTGCTCCTGGCTGGGCTTTCTCCAGGCCCAGCTCTGTCACAGCACTTCATGCTCGAGACATTATTTCAGCTCTCATCCCTCCCATACGTCCCCAGCCCTCACCCCAGCACGTTTTCTCCGCTCCCATTGGTGCAGAGCTGCCGCAGtgactgctgggctgggctgaagCGTTGGACCCCAACgttcttcctcttcccacagtcactgctgctgcttcttcatccCCTGAATGCACCATGCAGCCCCCTcacctcttcctctttctccccctcctcctccctgggatGTGGGCAGACCCAGAAGGTAAGTGGGAGCCCTGGCTCACCCAAACCACTCTCACCCCTGCTGCCAGAGGACCCTACAGGTTCCTCAGAGGAGGCCACTGTCCCCTGCTTGTGGGAGATGATCCCCAGCATCAAAGGGCTGCCCACCACAATGCAGGACCCAAAGGTGTTTTGTCCCTCTCTGTTCTTGCCCCCAGCTCTGGACTTCTACCCCACTGGCTTGACACAGGGCCTTGGGCACACAAGCAGAAGAGAGACCAGGGTCCCTAGCCAGGCTTTGGGTGTTGAGGTTCCCCCCATGATGTGTTCCCCCTGCAGGGAGCCCATGAGCTACCAAGGGGGAATCAGCCCCACGTGCTGCCATGGGCCCCTTCCAGCAGCCCCTCGTTTTTGTGGAGCTGCACCTGCAAGAGGGTGTTTCAGGCACTGCTGTTGTACAAGCATTTTACCACAAACAACCCCGTGAGACCTTGTGCTTCTGGGGTGGGCAGCATCACACACGGGAAGGCAGGATTGATCTCTGAGATGTGCTGCACTGCTCTCCTCTCAGGGAGCCCCCAAACCTGGATAAAATGCTCTTTTCCATCCTCCATGTCCTCTGCACCAGGTACAGGTCTCTGGCAGATACAGGTCCTGGTACAGGTGTTCTTCTGGGGGGAGCATCACCCCAAACAAGCAGTGAGGTGCCCTCTCATCTGCTCTACACAGTCAGACAGCAAcgctgggcaggaggggggcagggaggggaggggacaaAATGCCTGAAATCCTGTGCAGGAGAGAAACAATTTGTTGCAAGTaaaatagagaaggaaaaggagaagtaaAGGCAGAGGAAGTTCAGCCAGGAAAGCTACCCTGAGCAGGCTGAAgagcacagaatcatagaaccatggaagggtttggggtgggagggacctttaaagaccatccagtccaaccccacCTGCCATGGGAAGAGACATCTTccattagatcaggttgctctgAGTTCCATCCAACCTGctcttgaatgtttccagggatggggcatccatccCATCTCTGGGCAATCTCAGTGTCTCACCagcctcacagtaaaaaatttctccCCTGTATCTAGTCTGAATCCCTTGTTTCTCCCCTAGCCCCTCCACTCTTCTCCTTCTTACACCCCTTCTCATCCCCATCCTCCTttccagcagagccacaggTTCTCCAGTACCTCCTGACCGGCCTCTTTGCTGACATGACCTCTGCTGAGGTGTCAACGATGGCAGTCCTGGGGGATGTGCCCATCTTTGCACTGGATCCTGCCAACTGGAGCGTCCGCTTCCACTGGCCCTGGGTCAGCCAGGCCGCGGCCGAGGGTGACACTGAGAAGCTGATGTCCCAAAGTCAAATGGCTCTGCGCAATATGGTCCGACATGTGCATGACAAAGTCCAGCAGACAGAAATGGACTGTGAGTATGGGAACAACTCCAGTCAGAGCCCTGGCACCTCTCCCCAGGTTCAGGCTGTGCCCTCCTCCACCAGGGTGGCATCTGGGGGGGCGTTTCATAGGGTGCAACAGCTCCTGAAAGTGTAAcgctgcagctgctggggcatATGACTCGCAGGACTGGGGAGGGCAGCAGACCTGAAACCCCTTGGGGCTTCTGCCATCTGGCACAGGGAACCCCTCTGCACACCAGGGAGTTGCCGCAAAAtttgctggggctgcaggactCACATAGCAAAGatcatgaaagagaaaattgagGGCAAATATTTTGGGGGACAGTATTGTTTTTAGACAAGCACCCCCACACTAACTGGCCTGGTATTCACTCCATCCTTCCAAGGGGCCTGAGGGTTTCCAAGGTGTCTGGGGTTTCCTGAAGCAACGCCCCGTGCCCTGCTACCCATTGCACCCTGCTGCCCATTGCACCCTGCTGCCCATTGCACCCTGCTGCCCATCGCACCCTTCCACGTGCCCTCAGTCACGTCCCACCTCGTGCCACCCATGTGCCACACACTCATGGGACCTCTCCGCTGGCTTTGCCCTTGGCAGACCCTCTGGTGGTCCAAATCCGTGCGGGCTGTGAGCTGCACCCCAACACATCAAGCTGGGGCTTCCTGCATGTCGGGGAAGGTGGCAAAGACCTTGTAGCTTTTGAGGTGGATGAAGAGCGCTGGGAGATGCAGCAGGCAtcccagctggcagagcaggtcATCAGGGACCTAAACAGAGCAACATCCGTCAAAGTACTCCTGGAGTACCTCCTGTCCTTCATCTGCCAGAGCCAAATCCGCACCCTGAACAGGTATGGGAGGGCCACTCTGGAGAGACAAGGTGAGACCACCCTGACCCTGCCACGGCCACCCCAAAGCCCTGGGGCCAAGCCGTGCCCAACCagggcttcccccacccctttgCTCCCACCCCCCAGAGCTGCCCGTGGCCACGGTCTTTGCCCGCACGCCCAGCccacaccagctgctgctggtttgcCATGTCACCGCCTTCTACCCCCGGCCCATCAGTGTGGCCTGGCTGAGGGATGGCCAGGAGGTGCCTCCGGGCCCGCAGCTCAACACCAGCCCCGTCCTGCCCAACGCTGACCTCACCTACCAGCTCTCCAGCGTCCTGGCCGTGGCCCCCCAGGACGGGCACAGCTACGCCTGCCGCGTGCGCCACCGCAGCCTGGGCACCCGCAGCCTCCTCGTCCCCTGGGGTAGGTGCCACCCATGGGGACAGcaggagtgcaggcagcagcccctggcccTGTGAGGGGCAGCTCTTGACTGGCACTGCCACCCTTACACGGTTacccttttctccccctctcccagagAATCTCAGCACAGCTCCAACCATCAGCCTCACCATcgcagtgctgctcctgggttCCACAGCCTCTGCCGGGGGATTTTGGTGGTGGAAGCGCAGGTGAACTCTCCTTCCCATTGCCTGCTCTAAGATTTAACTTCCCCTGATGCATGGGGCTCCTGTGCCTCTCACCCTCCTTTACCCTCAAGAGTTTTTCCCAGGAAACCCCTCAGCACACTGCAGAGACTCCCCATGGCAGCCAGGAAGACTCTCCCTTTTCCTGGAGTTGGTCTAGTTGGTCTTCCCCTGGCATGTCAGGAGAAGTCCATGCAGGTGCCTGGGGGATAGCGGGTCATGTTCTGATGGCAGCTCCAGCCATGGCCTCCTGTGTAcccacagcccctctctctcctttctcctcgAGGCAGCTCCAAGGCAGCCTGGCCACCGCGGTGCTGCTGACCACGGCTGCACATCCCTCCCTGGGGCCGTCCGGGGCTACAGGGGCAGGGGAGGTCTCCTCCTCACCCAGCTACACCAGTCCCGCCGTCTCCAGGCCACAGCAGATGGGAGCTGCCCTTGTCCCGCCTCGCTCACCCCCTGCTCTCCTGCGGGAGCTGCGAGCTGAGAGCACGGGACACAACGGGGAT contains:
- the LOC116792366 gene encoding T-cell surface glycoprotein CD1b-3-like isoform X2, with amino-acid sequence MQPPHLFLFLPLLLPGMWADPEEPQVLQYLLTGLFADMTSAEVSTMAVLGDVPIFALDPANWSVRFHWPWVSQAAAEGDTEKLMSQSQMALRNMVRHVHDKVQQTEMDYPLVVQIRAGCELHPNTSSWGFLHVGEGGKDLVAFEVDEERWEMQQASQLAEQVIRDLNRATSVKVLLEYLLSFICQSQIRTLNRYGRATLERQELPVATVFARTPSPHQLLLVCHVTAFYPRPISVAWLRDGQEVPPGPQLNTSPVLPNADLTYQLSSVLAVAPQDGHSYACRVRHRSLGTRSLLVPWENLSTAPTISLTIAVLLLGSTASAGGFWWWKRR
- the LOC116792366 gene encoding antigen-presenting glycoprotein CD1d-like isoform X3 encodes the protein MQPPHLFLFLPLLLPGMWADPEAEPQVLQYLLTGLFADMTSAEVSTMAVLGDVPIFALDPANWSVRFHWPWVSQAAAEGDTEKLMSQSQMALRNMVRHVHDKVQQTEMDYPLVVQIRAGCELHPNTSSWGFLHVGEGGKDLVAFEVDEERWEMQQASQLAEQVIRDLNRATSVKVLLEYLLSFICQSQIRTLNRYGRATLERQALQRPGRGPPGRAQLRLPRAPPQPGHPQPPRPLGESQHSSNHQPHHRSAAPGFHSLCRGILVVEAQVNSPSHCLL
- the LOC116792366 gene encoding T-cell surface glycoprotein CD1b-3-like isoform X1, yielding MQPPHLFLFLPLLLPGMWADPEAEPQVLQYLLTGLFADMTSAEVSTMAVLGDVPIFALDPANWSVRFHWPWVSQAAAEGDTEKLMSQSQMALRNMVRHVHDKVQQTEMDYPLVVQIRAGCELHPNTSSWGFLHVGEGGKDLVAFEVDEERWEMQQASQLAEQVIRDLNRATSVKVLLEYLLSFICQSQIRTLNRYGRATLERQELPVATVFARTPSPHQLLLVCHVTAFYPRPISVAWLRDGQEVPPGPQLNTSPVLPNADLTYQLSSVLAVAPQDGHSYACRVRHRSLGTRSLLVPWENLSTAPTISLTIAVLLLGSTASAGGFWWWKRR